The stretch of DNA GAGGGTGTATCACCGGTCATCGGTGTCATCCTTATGGTGGCAATAACGGTAATTCTGGCAGCAGTTATTTCCGTATTCGTCTTCGGACTTGCCGGGGATCTTGAGAGCAGTTCGCAGAAGGATGTTACGATCAAGACCGGAACAAATGATGACGGAGAGATCACATTCACGATATTTGCAGGAAAAAATGTTGAACAGATAACTGATATTGCGTGGGCAAACAGTACACAAAATGAAACCTTAACTGGGAACTTTACAATCGGTTATATCAACACAACCGGCTGGAGCAAGGATGCTTCCGGAACAGTAACGTTTACAGCAGAATTTACAGACGGTAGCAAACAGATTGTTGCCAGCGTCCCATAAATCTAATATCTTTAATTTTTTTATTCCAATTTATCTAATTATAATCTGTTTCCAAACGATCCTTTCAGTACTGTCAATAACCTGAACAGGGAAAATCAGATCTTAAAAAGCAGTTAAATCCTGTATAATCTTTCAGGAATTATTCCATAATATATCCAAGCAGAAGCTCAAGAGCCTCTCTCTCGCGACTTCCCCCGCATTTCCGGACAAGGGAGGCATGGTGATCAATAAGCTGCTTCAGCCACGGATCCCGGTTCATGACATATCTCGTCCCGTGCACGGTCGCCTCGATTACGCTGTTGAAACCCCTGTTTACAGGGTAAATACTGTTGTCAATTATCTCTTCGGCCACAGGGACCAGCCTGACAATCGCTGCTTCGCCCGATTCCCTCTCTATTTCGGTTTTGAAAGCAATCCATGCCGATGCATCTTTCAGGCGCTGGACTTCCAGATCACCGTAAGTCTCATTGCAGAAAAAATCCTCAGGAAGATCGTCGAAGGCCGTTTTTACATAGATTACAGGATCATGGACGATATTGGCGACGACCCAGCCGTCCCTGCGAATGTTTTCAAGCGTATGCGTACCGTGAAAGAGAACCATCCTTAGAGAACCGTCTTTTACGATAATCCCGATAGGTGCCGCATTGTTTCTTGTCGTCGCAATGATCTCATTGATCCCTTCGCCTAAGAGTCCCATTCCCATCCCTCGCTTATGGCAACATATATTCCTGCAATGATTATATCTGCTATCGATCCGGGATTGACACCCTTCTCAAGGCACATCATATCGAAATCATCGATCGAAAGCTCTCCTTTCTTCACCAGGCATGCCTGCTCTCTCGCCCATTCTGCCGTTTCCTCTCCGAATTTCTTCACGATGAAGGTATCCTTTTCCCCGGAGAGAAGGGAGATGAACGCATCGGAGACTGCTTCCCTTCCCTTCCCCGACTGCTTCAGGAATTCGGCGGTTTTCTTTGTCAGCTGGAAACCGTTTGTCCACTCCGCCGCAACCATATCTTTGGGCGAGGAATATTCCATTACATCATAAAGTGTCATCCCGTTCTTCGTCAGGTAATCGATTGCGGCTGGATCGTTTACGTCGATCTCATCGGTCTTGTTCATCCTCACCGATGTAAGCCCGAAAGCCCGGTAAAACAGAACCGCGTCATCAACGGTAGTTGAACGGATCAGTTCCAAAGCTTTTTCGATCGTCCCGCCGGCGATAAGAGGAATTAAAAGAATGAAGGCACCGAAATGCGTGTTGCCGCCGGAATGGACGTTTGTAAGGGCGACCGCATCATATATGATA from Methanolacinia petrolearia DSM 11571 encodes:
- a CDS encoding triphosphoribosyl-dephospho-CoA synthase, with product MKITEKKRSRAEFAQIAMMLEVCTGVKPGNVDRYHDYDDTCLEHFLASAILARPAFDEAEDFHSSEKGLGGIIYDAVALTNVHSGGNTHFGAFILLIPLIAGGTIEKALELIRSTTVDDAVLFYRAFGLTSVRMNKTDEIDVNDPAAIDYLTKNGMTLYDVMEYSSPKDMVAAEWTNGFQLTKKTAEFLKQSGKGREAVSDAFISLLSGEKDTFIVKKFGEETAEWAREQACLVKKGELSIDDFDMMCLEKGVNPGSIADIIIAGIYVAISEGWEWDS
- a CDS encoding DUF447 domain-containing protein yields the protein MGLLGEGINEIIATTRNNAAPIGIIVKDGSLRMVLFHGTHTLENIRRDGWVVANIVHDPVIYVKTAFDDLPEDFFCNETYGDLEVQRLKDASAWIAFKTEIERESGEAAIVRLVPVAEEIIDNSIYPVNRGFNSVIEATVHGTRYVMNRDPWLKQLIDHHASLVRKCGGSREREALELLLGYIME
- a CDS encoding type IV pilin gives rise to the protein MKFMTNEEGVSPVIGVILMVAITVILAAVISVFVFGLAGDLESSSQKDVTIKTGTNDDGEITFTIFAGKNVEQITDIAWANSTQNETLTGNFTIGYINTTGWSKDASGTVTFTAEFTDGSKQIVASVP